GCGAGGCCGCCAGGATCAGCAGTGGCGGAATGACCGCGCCGGTCGAGCGCACCACGCCGGAAATGACGAAGCTGACGCCGAAGAACAGGAACGAACCAATCACGATGTGGTTGAGATGGCGGGCGATCTGCAGCGATTCACTGCCCTGCGGCAGGAAAAGTGCCAGCGAGTACTGGTCCAGCAGCACCAGCGGCAGGATCAGCGCGCCGGTCAGCAGGAAGTTGAACAGCACGCCTTGCCGCGCGGTGCCGCGCACGCGGTCCCAGCGCTGGGCGCCGACGTTCTGTGCGGCCATCGACGAACACGCTGCGCCAATGGCCATGGCCGGCATCTGCACGTAGTTCCACAGCTGCAGCGAAGCGCCGTACGCGGCGCCGGTCGCCGTGCCGTACTGGTTGACCATGGTCATCAGCAGGATGACCGACAGCGAGATCAGCACCATCTGCAGGCCCATCGGCACGCCCTTCACCACCAGCGCGCGCAGGATGGTGAAGTCGAGCTTGAACAGGTGCATGTCGGCGCGGCCCAGCCACAGCGTATGCCGCTTGTGCCGCATGTACAGCAGCAGGCCGGTGAGCGAGAGCGTCTGCGAGACCAGGGTTGCCCAGGCCGAGCCGGCGATGCCCAGTTCCGGGAACGGGCCCAGGCCGAAGATGAGTACCGGGTTCAGTGCGATATCCAGCAGGACCGACACCAGCAGGAAGCGGAATGGCGTGCGCGAATCACCGGCACCGCGCAGGGCGGCGCTGAGGAAGGCGAACGCGTACAGCGTGGGCATGGCCAGGAAGATGATGCGCAGGTAGGCCTCGGCCAGCGGCAGCGAGGCGGCCGGGGTGCCCATGGCGGCCAGCAGCGGGTGGGCCAGGAACCAGCCGGCGACGGCGATGATCACCGACAGGCCGATGAAGAAGGAGGCACTGGTACCGACCACGCGCCGCGCCTGGGCGATGTCGCGTGCGCCGATGGCCTGGCCGATCAGGATGGTCGAGGCCATGCCGAAGCCGAACACCGAGCCGATCAGGAAGAACATGATGTTGTTGGCGTTGGCCGTGGCGGTCAGCGCCGCCTCGCCGAGGAAGCGCCCGACCCAGACCGCATTCACCGAGCCGTTCAGGGACTGGGCGATGTTGCCGGCCAGGATCGGCAGCGCGAACAGCAGCAGGTTGCGGCCAATGGGGCCGGAGGTCAGGTCAAGCGGCGCTTTGGCCATGGGCTGGTGATCGATTCCCGGGAGGCGCACACTAGCATCAAGCCGGTTTGCGGGGTGTGGCAGTGCATCAGCAACAGCAGGTGGTGTGGGGCGTGGCGCTGGCCTTGATCGTGGCGATGCTGCCCGCATGTTCCATGGACGACCGTCTGGGCGATACCCAGATACGGCCGACCGACCGACCCGAATGCCTGGTGGGAAGCCAGCGCCAGGATCTGGCCTCTGGTGTGAAGCCGTTGATCGGCGGCACCGGCTGCCGGGTCGACCCGGATAACCCGCGTCCCTTGAACCGCCCGGAGTAGTGTCC
Above is a genomic segment from Stenotrophomonas sp. ESTM1D_MKCIP4_1 containing:
- a CDS encoding MATE family efflux transporter, with product MAKAPLDLTSGPIGRNLLLFALPILAGNIAQSLNGSVNAVWVGRFLGEAALTATANANNIMFFLIGSVFGFGMASTILIGQAIGARDIAQARRVVGTSASFFIGLSVIIAVAGWFLAHPLLAAMGTPAASLPLAEAYLRIIFLAMPTLYAFAFLSAALRGAGDSRTPFRFLLVSVLLDIALNPVLIFGLGPFPELGIAGSAWATLVSQTLSLTGLLLYMRHKRHTLWLGRADMHLFKLDFTILRALVVKGVPMGLQMVLISLSVILLMTMVNQYGTATGAAYGASLQLWNYVQMPAMAIGAACSSMAAQNVGAQRWDRVRGTARQGVLFNFLLTGALILPLVLLDQYSLALFLPQGSESLQIARHLNHIVIGSFLFFGVSFVISGVVRSTGAVIPPLLILAASLWGVRVPFAEFLQPYWGADAIWWSFPAGSLVSMLLSLAYYRWGGWRKAKMIATPAHAEELATPSEIPACPPSPVADPDAATR